A portion of the Syngnathoides biaculeatus isolate LvHL_M chromosome 7, ASM1980259v1, whole genome shotgun sequence genome contains these proteins:
- the mob3c gene encoding MOB kinase activator 3C, translated as MALCLGQVFSKDKTFRPRKRFEPGTQRFELYKKAQASLKSGLDLRKVVQLPDGENLNDWIAVHVVDFFNRINLIYGTVSEYCTERTCPIMSGGLRYEYRWQDGDDYRKPTKLPALKYMNLMMDWIESLINNEEIFPTRVGVPFPKNFQQVCKKILSRLFRVFVHVYIHHFDSICSMGAEAHINTCYKHYYFFISEFNLIDHSELEPLKEMTEKICN; from the exons ATGGCTCTATGTCTGGGTCAGGTGTTCAGCAAAGACAAAACCTTTCGGCCTCGGAAGCGCTTTGAACCCGGCACGCAACGTTTTGAACTGTACAAGAAGGCTCAAGCCTCACTCAAGTCTGGTCTGGACCTCAGGAAGGTTGTGCAGCTGCCTGATGGAGAAAACCTCAATGACTGGATCGCCGTGCACGTGGTGGATTTCTTTAACAGGATCAACCTGATCTACGGCACGGTCAGCGAGTACTGCACCGAGCGCACTTGTCCGATCATGTCGGGGGGGCTTAGGTATGAGTACAGGTGGCAAGACGGCGACGACTACAGGAAACCCACCAAGCTGCCCGCTCTCAAGTACATGAACCTGATGATGGACTGGATAGAATCGCTCATCAACAATGAGGAAATCTTCCCTACCAGAGTAG GTGTTCCTTTCCCCAAGAATTTCCAGCAGGTGTGCAAGAAGATCCTGAGCCGGCTCTTCAGGGTGTTTGTGCACGTTTACATCCATCACTTTGACAGTATCTGCAGCATGGGCGCCGAGGCCCACATCAATACCTGCTACAAGCACTATTACTTTTTCATCTCGGAGTTCAACCTCATCGACCACTCTGAACTCGAGCCCCTG AAAGAGATGACTGAGAAGATTTGCAATTAA
- the mknk1 gene encoding MAP kinase-interacting serine/threonine-protein kinase 1 produces the protein MGVANVWSRVSPLVDSSAGFHAASRWKLASSLGGSDPRRFGRFGECSAMVVRHSVMTELQVFQCSFQGSSLALSQVGQRYGERQVQNGIVSEDRNQITQVPPEVEKSQPLNIPDAAKRKKKKRSRAINSTSGTFYDLYKLTDEVLGQGAFAKVQGCVSLQNGQEYAVKIIEKSAGHSRSRVFREVETLYQCQGNKNILELIEFFEDDTCFYLVFEKLRGGSILTHIQNRKHFDELEASKVVRDIAQALDFLHTKGIAHRDLKLENVLCEYIDQVSPVKICDFDLGSGVKLSSACTPITTPELTTPCGSAEYMAPEVVEVFTDEASFYDKRCDLWSLGVILYILLSGSPPFTGHCGSDCGWDRGETCRTCQSHLFESIQQGKYEFPDKDWAHITDAAKDLISKLLVRDATLRISATQVLKHPWVQGNAPERGLPTPHALQRNSSTKDLSQFAAEAIAFHRQLSQHDEQQEQKEENEDVRPIVVCSMRLSPPSNSRLARRRAQSNALRGRGGAAEFTA, from the exons ATGGGCGTGGCAAATGTCTGGTCACGCGTTTCCCCGCTGGTCGACTCGAGTGCAGGATTTCATGCGGCATCGAGATGGAAGCTTGCATCATCTCTTGGAGGCTCTGACCCGAGGAGATTCGGCCGGTTCGGAGAATGTTCAG CTATGGTGGTGAGGCACAGTGTGATGACAGAGTTACAAGTCTTCCAGTGCTCATTCCAG GGCAGCTCCCTGGCTTTGAGCCAAGTAGGGCAGCGTTATGGAGAACGACAAGTCCAGAATGGGATCGTGTCAGAGGACAGGAATCAGATCACTCAAGTCCCTCCAG AAGTTGAGAAAAGTCAGCCTTTGAACATCCCAGATGCAGCCaaacgaaagaagaagaaaaggtcaAGGGCAATAAACAGCACCAGTGGCACTTTCTATG ACCTCTacaagctgacagatgaggtgctTGGCCAGGGGGCATTTGCCAAGGTCCAAGGATGTGTAAGCCTGCAGAATGGACAGGAGTATGCCGTGAAG ATCATCGAAAAGAGTGCGGGACACAGCCGCAGCCGAGTCTTCCGGGAAGTGGAGACTCTCTACCAGTGTCAAGGAAACAA GAACATTTTGGAATTGATTGAGTTCTTTGAAGATGATACCTGCTTTTATTTGGTCTTTGAAAAATTGCGAGGAG gttcCATTCTTACCCACAttcagaacaggaagcattTTGATGAGCTGGAGGCCAGTAAAGTGGTCCGTGACATTGCCCAAGCTCTTGACTTTCTGCACACAAAGG GTATTGCTCACAGGGACCTCAAATTGGAGAACGTCCTTTGTGAATACATTGATCAA gtgTCGCCGGTTAAGATCTGTGACTTTGATCTGGGAAGCGGCGTAAAGCTCAGCAGTGCCTGCACACCGATAACTACTCCAGAACTCACTACACCG TGTGGCTCAGCAGAGTACATGGCTCCAGAAGTGGTGGAAGTGTTCACCGATGAGGCGTCTTTCTACGACAAGCGCTGCGACCTTTGGAGTCTCGGGGTCATTCTGTACATCCTGCTAAGTGGCAGCCCCCCGTTCACAGGCCACTGCGGCAGTGACTGTGGGTGGGACCGGGGGGAAACGTGCCGTACATGCCAG AGTCACCTGTTCGAGAGCATCCAGCAAGGAAAATATGAGTTTCCGGACAAGGACTGGGCTCACATCACAGACGCTGCCAAGGATCTTATCAGCAAGCTGCTGGTGCGAGATGCCACCCTGCGCATTAGCGCCACTCAGGTCCTCAAGCACCCATGGGTGCAGggg AACGCACCAGAGAGAGGTCTTCCAACTCCTCATGCCCTACAGAG gaacAGCAGCACCAAAGACCTGAGCCAGTTTGCGGCCGAGGCCATCGCCTTCCACCGGCAGCTGTCGCAGCACGATGAGCAGCAGGAGCAGAAGGAGGAGAATGAAGACGTCCGCCCCATTGTCGTTTGCTCCATGAGGCTCTCTCCGCCGTCCAACTCCAGACTGGCTCGCAGGAGGGCGCAGTCCAACGCCCTGCGTGGCCGAGGCGGCGCAGCCGAGTTCACGGCCTGA
- the LOC133503484 gene encoding transmembrane protein 275-like: MSPSLLHLIFGWSGHLTHFPMVLSENTCRTPVTKGVPKSSLRLGAHSLPSPPLCCACGLCTLLAGINITLVGAFAFGTFVPSGNPPIIIGPLLLLTALGFFAACCATRGSPTSSAPRVKGLGRAGAAFEMETSEHTLQETTALQFSPTSSPVSSHGSDGGDAVLPACTGGGDNKHVRCDAHTVGETPPDMNSTDE, encoded by the coding sequence ATGAGTCCATCGCTTCTGCACCTGATCTTCGGCTGGTCTGGACACCTCACACACTTCCCCATGGTGCTGTCAGAAAACACGTGCAGAACCCCCGTGACCAAAGGGGTACCAAAATCCAGCCTGCGTCTTGGTGCCCACTCCCTGCCCTCGCCGCCGTTGTGCTGCGCGTGCGGCCTGTGCACGCTCCTGGCCGGCATCAACATCACCCTGGTGGGCGCCTTCGCTTTCGGCACCTTCGTCCCCAGCGGCAACCCCCCTATCATCATCGGGCCGCTCCTACTGCTGACCGCCCTGGGTTTCTTCGCGGCGTGCTGCGCCACGAGGGGCTCCCCGACGAGCTCCGCCCCCCGGGTCAAGGGGCTGGGGCGGGCGGGAGCAGCCTTCGAGATGGAAACCAGcgagcacacactgcaggagaccACGGCGCTACAATTCAGCCCCACCAGCTCGCCCGTCTCCTCGCACGGGTCTGACGGCGGTGATGCCGTGCTGCCTGCGTGTACTGGAGGTGGCGATAACAAGCATGTGCGGTGTGATGCGCATACGGTTGGTGAAACTCCACCGGACATGAACTCCACTGATGAGTAA